AGATGGCAGCATCGCGTTTGCGACCAAGCGTTTGCTTGAGAGCGGTTTCAATCATCACTCGCTCAAACATGGGTACTGCTTGATTCAATATCTCGCTATGCCCGAGTTTTAGCTCGGTTTCGGCCCAGTTGGCTAGCAATTCACACCAGTTGCCCTCTACCGCCTTGCTGTCACTCGATTTGCCGTCAAGCTGGCTTAACTCTGGTGGTAAATCGCCTAAATGCACCTCTCGACCCGATGCCATGACGGTAATCCAGCGGCAGATGTTTTCGAGCTGGCGCACGTTGCCGGGCCAGGGTAAGGTGCATATAAATTCATTTGCTGCTTTATCGAGAATCTTAGGTTCAACCTCTAGCTCTTTTGCGGCTTGGTTTAAGAAGTGCTGAGCCAGCTTAGGTATGTCTTCGCGTCGATCACAGAGTCGCGGCAGGTGAATGCGAATGACGTTTAAACGGTGGAATAAATCCTCACGAAAGCTGCGCTCTTCGACCAGTTTTTCAAGATCTTGGTGGGTTGCGGCAATAATTCGCACATCAACCTTAACAGGCGTATGACCGCCAACCCGATAAAACATGCCATCAGCCAATACGCGTAATAAACGTGTTTGGGTGTCTGCTGGCATGTCGCCAATTTCATCAAGAAATAAAGTGCCGCCGTTGGCTTGTTCGAAACGCCCTTTGCGCTGCGTATTGGCACCGGTAAAGGCACCTTTTTCGTGACCAAACAGTTCAGACTCCATCAGGTCTTTTGGGATGGCCGCCATATTGATCGCAATAAAGGGGTTTTCGGCACGTGGGCTATGGCGATGCAGCGCTTGCGCAACCAGCTCTTTACCAGTGCCCGATTCACCATTAATTAACACCGTTATATTGGAGTGCGAGAGCCGTCCTATGGCGCGAAACACCTCTTGCATGGCGGGTGCTTCACCAATAATCTCAGTGTGCTCTTCTTGAATATTGACCTCGCTCAGCTGACTTTCTTGCGCATGCTCGAGGGCGCGTTTAGTCACCTCTAACACTTCATCAATATCAAAAGGTTTCGGCAGATATTCAAATGCGCCACCTTGATACGAGGTGACCGCTGAATCAAGGTCAGAATGGGCGGTAGTAATAATTACCGGAAGGTCTGGATGCATTTCCTTAATCGTTGAGAGAAACTCAAAGCCATCCATGCCGGGCATACGAATATCGCTGATAATAACATCGGGTTTCACGTTATTTAATTGCAGGCTTGCCTTATCAGCATTGTCAAAGCTGGTGATGCTTAATCCAGCTTGCGCTAAAGCCTTTTCTAATACCCAGCGAATTGACTCGTCGTCATCAACTATCCATACAGTTTGTGTGCTCGACATAGGTACCTCTTATTGAATCGTCAGTGGTAAGAAAATGGAAAACACGGTCTTGCCGGCCTCACTTTCAAACTTGATTAAACCATTATGCTGGCTGGTAATGGTTTGTGATATAGAAAGCCCGAGTCCAGTGCCTTGGCTGCGGCCAGTGACCATAGGGAAGAAAAGTCGCTCTTGAAGCTCATACGGGATGCCAGGACCGTTGTCTTCAATATCTAGCTTCAGCACTAGGCGATGAAATGTTTGATCTATCGTAAACTGGCGCTGAATACGGGTTCTGAACGTGAGCTTCGGGTTGCAGGTGTCAGACTCTAATAAAGCCTGCATAGCGTTACGGGCTATATTCAGAATAGCCTGGATTAATTGCTCACGATCGGCTTCGATTTCAGGAATCGAAACGTCATAATCGAAACGAATATTCAGTTCTTTCTGTGTCTCCGCCAGCAGCAGCTTGCGCACGTGTTCAATAATCTCAATGATGTTGATCGGCTCGATATCTAATGCTTCTCTTGGCCCAAGCATTTGGTCAACTAAGTTGCGCAGGCGGTCTGCCTCTCGAATAATAATGGTGGTGTATTCGCGCTGACTAGGGTCGTTAAGTTCGCGCTCCAGTAACTGCGCTGAGCCTCGTAAGCCTCCAAGCGGGTTTTTCACCTCATGTGCCAGGCCCCGAATCAGCTGGCGCGAAACTTTTTCAGAAGACAGCAGCATCTTTTCTTGTGAAATCCGAATGGCGCGGTCTAGCGGCTGTATTTCCATTAAGCATAAGTCGTCAACGTCGCTAAGCGGCGTCACGGTATAGTCAACATTGATTTCCGTTGGGGTGGATAAATGTAATGTCGTTTGTCGTTTGGTGATTCTGGCATTATCGGCAAAGGCCTTGCTTAAGCCCTCAGGCACAATGCCATTTTCAGATAATAATTCAGTAACGTGCAGCCCTTCTAATCGTTTGGCGCTCAGCTGCATAAGATTTTCGGCTGAGGTGTTCATGTACTGGATATGCAGTTTGCGATTAAACAACATCACAGCAGTGTGCATATTGTCTAAAATGTGATGATATTTTGCGCTATTACTGATCATTAGAAATTTACAGCGTTACTAATTTGTTTATTCTGGTGCTATTAAAAGCAAATTATGAGCCAGATTTAAACACTTCAGTAAGCTATTGCGCTATAGGAGATCTTCAGCGCTGTTATGGTGCGATATAAAATTATAGATGATCAGTTTTGAATAGCGAGGCAAAAAATGCCTCATATCAGTGCAATAGCTTTGCTACTGTTGTTTCGATAGGGCTTTTAATGCCTGCTTTGCCGCATCAAGTCGCGCTTCAGCGTCAGCAACACGCTGCTTATATTGTGGGCTGTCGCGAGTAAAACCGCCGTTGCTGGTCTTGGTAAAGAGTTTGTCGCCCTCGCGATATATTTTTGCGCTGTCGAGTTCGCGCTGAGCCTGCTTAATTGCCTTTTTTGCCTCGGATTTCGATAAGCCTTCATTGCTCTCAGTAGGCCCTCGTCTGAGCTCTTCGCCATCTGGCTGCATCTGCCGTAACTGTTCTACATCAATGCTTTGCATCGTGTTGGTATTGGGCGGCTCAATGGTTTCAGATTGGCTAGAGCTGGGCATATCGCTGAAGCTTATATTGCCATCTTTGTCGACGGTTTTATAAATTTCTGCATGGCTCAACTGGCCAATGGTTAATGGTAAGGCTATCACGACAATCGCTAATAGGTTTCGCATAATCACTCCTTAATCTATTGCTAGAGTGTAGTGGAGTAGCAGGCATAAAAAAACCCGCTATTGCTAGCGGGTTTTGATTTTGTGATGTGTAGCTGAGGTTTAGCAGCTGTAGTACATATCAAATTCAACAGGATGCGTAGTTGAGTTAAGGCGTTCAACTTCTTCCATTTTAAGATCAATATAGCCATCAATCATGTCATCATCCATTACGCCGCCAGCTTTCAAGAAGTCGCGGTCTGCATCAAGTGCTTGAAGTGCTTGCTCAAGGCTTGAAGCAACCGTAGGGATCTGCGCCGCTTCTTCAGCTGGTAGGTCGTAAAGATCTTTATCTGCTGCCTCGCCCGGGTGAATTTTGTTTTGGATGCCGTCGATACCTGCCATTAACATCGCTGTGAATGCAAGGTATGGGTTAGCTGTTGGGTCACCAAAACGTACTTCAATACGGCTAGCTTTCGGGCTAGGAACGAATGGAATACGGATAGAAGCAGAACGGTTGCGTGCAGAGTAAGCTAGCATAACCGGTGCTTCAAAGCCTGGAACCAAACGCTTATAAGAGTTGGTTGACGCGTTAGCGAAGGCATTGACTGCACGTGCGTGCTTGATAATACCGCCGATGTAGTAAAGCGCGGTTTCACTTAGGCCAGCGTAAGCGTCGCCAGCGAACTGGTTAACGCCATCCTTAGAAATAGATTGGTGTACGTGCATACCAGAACCGTTATCGCCAACAATTGGCTTAGGCATGAAGGTCGCTGTTTTGCCATAAGCATGCGCAACATTGTGCACACAGTACTTAAGAATTTGAACTTCATCAGCTTTTTCTACTAAAGAGTTAGCGCCAACACCGATCTCACACTGACCTGCAGTACCTACCTCATGGTGATGTACTTCAATCACTAAGCCCATTGCTTCCATGGCGTTACACATAGCGCCACGAAGATCGTGTAGAGAGTCAACTGGCGGTACAGGGAAGTAACCACCTTTAACGCCTGGGCGGTGACCCATATTGCCGTCAGGGAATGACGCGTCTGTAGCCCAAGCAGCTTCTTCAGAGTTGATCTCATATGAAGCGCCAGACATCTCAACTTTCCATTTTACGTCGTCAAATACGAAAAACTCAGGCTCAGGACCGAATAATACAGAATCGCCAATGCCGGTAGATTTTAAGAATTCAACTGCGCGCTCACCGATAGAGCGTGGGTCACGGTTGTAACCTTCGCCAGTGATAGGGTCAACAATGCCGCAGCGAACAATCACAGTGACTTCGTCGGTAAATGGGTCAAGAATAGAGGCATTGTCATCTGGCATTAAGATCATGTCAGATTCGTTGATGTCTTTCCAACCTTCGATTGATGAGCCATCGAACATTTTACCGTCTTCGAAGAAGCCTTCATCAACTTCGCTTGATGGGATGGTTACGTGTTGCTCTTTACCACGTGGATCGGTAAAGCGTAGGTCAACCCACTTAGCTTCACTGTCTTGAATTAACTTCAGAGTGTTCTCTGACATTATATGCCTCCAGTTTAGTCATTATTACTTTTAGGCCGGCAAGCCTGAAAGTTTCCAAAAAATAGCCATGCGATTATAGCTTGATTTCAAGCTATGGCTAGACATCTAAAAGGTTAAGATGTCTGCCGCAATTGCTTCACAGTGAGGCTTTATGAAGCACGAAATATGCCAATGGCAATTATTTGCTAAGTATCTGAAAGTAGGTGTCGAAATTGAAACTTGCGACTTGGCAGTGAATGCAGTGCACCAATAAAATGCTTGGCACTATTATTGTGCGTTTTTGTGGTGCATTTTAAATTTTGGTGCCGGAAATGAGCACTTTTGGTTCATCACGCAAAGCAGCAAAATAAACTGTTATACTGATGACTTTTAGCAAGACAGAATATTCTCATGCAGTTTGTGATCAAACTTTTCCCTGAAATCACGATAAAGTCAAAGCCTGTGCGCAAGCAAATGATTCAGCGTCTGCAGAATAATCTTGCCAACTTGATGCGCTCGATTGACTCGCAGATACAAGTCAAAAAAGAATGGGACAAAATGGTGGTTAATGTTTTGACCCGCGATGCAGAGGTGATTGAGCGTGTCAAAAGCTGCTTGGCCAATACACCAGGGATTGCCTATTTTCTTGAGGTTGATATCACAGGCTTTGAGAGCTTAGATGATATTTGTCAGGCGGTTGCTGATTACTATTTGGATAAGCTTGA
This region of Pseudomonadales bacterium genomic DNA includes:
- the glnA gene encoding glutamate--ammonia ligase, yielding MSENTLKLIQDSEAKWVDLRFTDPRGKEQHVTIPSSEVDEGFFEDGKMFDGSSIEGWKDINESDMILMPDDNASILDPFTDEVTVIVRCGIVDPITGEGYNRDPRSIGERAVEFLKSTGIGDSVLFGPEPEFFVFDDVKWKVEMSGASYEINSEEAAWATDASFPDGNMGHRPGVKGGYFPVPPVDSLHDLRGAMCNAMEAMGLVIEVHHHEVGTAGQCEIGVGANSLVEKADEVQILKYCVHNVAHAYGKTATFMPKPIVGDNGSGMHVHQSISKDGVNQFAGDAYAGLSETALYYIGGIIKHARAVNAFANASTNSYKRLVPGFEAPVMLAYSARNRSASIRIPFVPSPKASRIEVRFGDPTANPYLAFTAMLMAGIDGIQNKIHPGEAADKDLYDLPAEEAAQIPTVASSLEQALQALDADRDFLKAGGVMDDDMIDGYIDLKMEEVERLNSTTHPVEFDMYYSC
- the glnG gene encoding nitrogen regulation protein NR(I) encodes the protein MSSTQTVWIVDDDESIRWVLEKALAQAGLSITSFDNADKASLQLNNVKPDVIISDIRMPGMDGFEFLSTIKEMHPDLPVIITTAHSDLDSAVTSYQGGAFEYLPKPFDIDEVLEVTKRALEHAQESQLSEVNIQEEHTEIIGEAPAMQEVFRAIGRLSHSNITVLINGESGTGKELVAQALHRHSPRAENPFIAINMAAIPKDLMESELFGHEKGAFTGANTQRKGRFEQANGGTLFLDEIGDMPADTQTRLLRVLADGMFYRVGGHTPVKVDVRIIAATHQDLEKLVEERSFREDLFHRLNVIRIHLPRLCDRREDIPKLAQHFLNQAAKELEVEPKILDKAANEFICTLPWPGNVRQLENICRWITVMASGREVHLGDLPPELSQLDGKSSDSKAVEGNWCELLANWAETELKLGHSEILNQAVPMFERVMIETALKQTLGRKRDAAILLGWGRNTLTRKMKELNMIDTEA
- a CDS encoding PAS domain-containing protein, which codes for MISNSAKYHHILDNMHTAVMLFNRKLHIQYMNTSAENLMQLSAKRLEGLHVTELLSENGIVPEGLSKAFADNARITKRQTTLHLSTPTEINVDYTVTPLSDVDDLCLMEIQPLDRAIRISQEKMLLSSEKVSRQLIRGLAHEVKNPLGGLRGSAQLLERELNDPSQREYTTIIIREADRLRNLVDQMLGPREALDIEPINIIEIIEHVRKLLLAETQKELNIRFDYDVSIPEIEADREQLIQAILNIARNAMQALLESDTCNPKLTFRTRIQRQFTIDQTFHRLVLKLDIEDNGPGIPYELQERLFFPMVTGRSQGTGLGLSISQTITSQHNGLIKFESEAGKTVFSIFLPLTIQ
- a CDS encoding DUF4124 domain-containing protein translates to MRNLLAIVVIALPLTIGQLSHAEIYKTVDKDGNISFSDMPSSSQSETIEPPNTNTMQSIDVEQLRQMQPDGEELRRGPTESNEGLSKSEAKKAIKQAQRELDSAKIYREGDKLFTKTSNGGFTRDSPQYKQRVADAEARLDAAKQALKALSKQQ